GAATACGTTTTAATTTCTATTAAGTAACATCTAGATAGAaatacggagatgtggtatgagttccaatgagacaactctccatccacgctttgtaaaaaagtaaaccattataggtcaaagtacggctttcaacacggatccttggcttacaccgaacatcAAGCAATAAAGAGCCAAATGACTAGTGTCAAagcattcaaacaggaaaaccaatctTAATGTCTTTTTAGGTTTGTGTCTTTGATTTTATCTTTACCGATGATCCAAGATCTccatctatttttattgatatgcagatatttctaatttctttattatACTTGCTTacggaataaagtattattattattattttagttGTTGTTTATGTCTGCAAGGTGTATTATTGATTGTAATCCATCATCGACCACCTGTATATATACTTCCatcgttatataaacttctataCAAACAAGCATAGAAATAGCATTTCAATCAATTAAATCTCTTAAAACCTTTACGTTTGTATAATTTACCCGTGATGTATTGCTCTCTTAAATTCCACATTTATTTCCTAATCAAACGGAACCGTACTAGATattaaatgttgattattttgatTCACCCATTTCGGTTCATCCATCCGTAACGTTGCGagaggtttttattataaaatagttaaaatgtcaatttttgaACAGGTTTTATTATCAAAGCTATCATAGGATATTGTGAACTTACACATCACAGTATGGTGTTAGTATCCATTATAAATCAGATTTAAATGAACAAATTTTAATCCAATCAGATAGAAGAGATTTTACGCTACTGAACATAGGGGTGGATCTCTACAAAAGACCTACAAAATACCATTAacttcattcatacatttatttttaacacGGATAACACGTGGAGTTTGATGTCAATAAacgagaaaaaaatatgatttaagaaGCTGATCACCTGAAATTACCTGAATCAAGCGAACGACAGAACTTGACTATATTTACCAGGAAATTGGATTCTTTAGCAACATACGATAATATTGGAATTTCTTATTTGGATTAATCAACTCTTTTCACAGGAGAGAAGGAATGCTACATCAACATTTTTGTGACACGCAATTTAAtctgataaaatgtgaaaatattttttacgaTATTATCTATCCGATCTTAAACATTAAATGAGTTGTTTGATCACAATTTATTTGCGTGTATGACAATGGAAAACGCCAATCTTGCCGATCCGTATACTTGTACAGTCCGAATTATGGCACCAAAAGGAAAGTCGAAAGTTCTATGTAAGATTATATCGCCTCTGACTAAATGGATAGATCCATCGTTTCAGATACTAAAGATCTCTGAAGGAAGTCATATCAACACTGAAAAAATGACATGCAATGATGAAAATAGTGACGACGAAATGCTAATAACTCCAGCACTCAGCATTATGATGTTTTTGTCAGAAAGTGGAGCCGTCACATACGACGAACTAAAGGCAGTTTTAAAGAAACGACCTTGGAAACTTCATCATAAAATggaattaaaaagtaaaatatcccCCGATCGAACTATTGGTTGTCAGGAGTTTTATGGGTTAGCAGACGATATGCCGCTATGGTCAGTATGTCCAATTCATTGTGGCAACGAACATCTTAGATTCTTACTTCATGTGAGGAAATTTAAAGAAATGGTGGAATTTTATCGCATAATCACAAATGctgaaatggaaagttcaaaacCAGGATTTTGTATCTTTCCAATGTATACACAGCCAGGATTAGATTGTCAGCTGGCTTTAAAATACTCAAAACACATCGACCCCGTACCTATAGAGAATGTGATTCTAGTCTTTAAAGTACAATGTATGAAAAGTATCAAAGCTTCAGTGCAGTGTGTTATTACACAACTTGATGATATTACATACAATGTTTGTGATCCAGACGGAAATAAAATACAACTGAAAACGGACCCGGTTATACAGAGACAGACTCCGCCTGGATTAAGTGCAATGTCTGCAGTGAAAAACATCTTAGAGGATTATAAAACTTGTCGGAGTTCCTCGGACAGTTACGATTCCGGGAGGTTTTCTGACAGCGACTTGTGGTTCAGTGAAGCAGAGCAACAAGTgtcagaaaataacaaaaaaatacattataacatTAATAATGTAAGTTTGTCAGGGAATAAATCTTCTCATAGAACTGAAAGAAGTGAAGTGCGTAGTCAAACAAATGATGCTTCCCGAATCATTTATCAGAATCAAAAGAGTGACGGAGACGATAAGAAAACACATTGTAAATATCAGTCGTGTTTTAAAGAATCTGTGTACCTTTAACGGGTATATCATCAGGATTATTTTGTGAATTAACTAATATTGTGTGCAATGTCAGTACATTAACATCTCTTTTTCAAGTAAATTATAAACCAGAAAATGAATTTTGAGTTTGCTCATACCTTTAAAACCGATTTTGTATTCACACTGAGCGTCAATGGTATTAGGTACGCTATTTTTATTCTTTCATCCGATTTTTATCTTGGATCCAGGTGTTATAAGGTGTATTGCAGTTTGGGTTGTTTTTTACTCATAAGATTAACCTCTCTATTTCTAAAGAATAAAAGGATAAAATGAATAAGTTACATGAAACGCACACCTGCTGATTAGTAagtaattattaaaacattttatgtaaatatgaatCACAGGTATATTATAAGTTCAGTAGAAATAGGTACATTTTTAAACCGGTCATAAGTCAAAATACTATGTCGGTTTATTTTCAAATCGTTTTATTACAATTTATGATGAGCAAAGCTAAACGTCAACTGATTAGAACAGTCCAAATGTAGTGAAACCAATAGCACAATTATGTTTAACATATATATCTACCGTTCattttattgtatacaaatacggccgttattttctgtttaaattgttttacagttgTCAATTCGGGGCTATATGGTATAGGCTATGTGCAATGATGAAGCCGTGCGGTAccctatatagttgttaatttctgtgtcatattgtcttttatggagagttgtctcattggcaaatattccacatcttctattttataataAGAATCTACTTTATGATTGTGAACCTTTCGATTATTTAGCCGTTCGGAATTATTGACAATAATCTCAACACACTCGGAACTTTTCTGACAAACCTAAATAAAGACACTAAAGCAATCTAAACAAATCtgataaatattatttctttttttgactATCGTTTTTGTATTTTGAAAGTGTTATGTAATTTCTCACTAAAGTCAGttatttaaactataaaatgttaaaagTAGATTTAATTAGAAGGCACTGTACTCTTTTTCAATTAATTACGGCTGGTAAAGTGGTTGTAAAACGAATTTCGCATATATCAAAAGTTCTTTAAACATCTATATAAGTCTTTGTAACGTGTGATTTATCTAACAGATGATTAATTTTACATTGTACTTTGaacacacaataaaaataaaaaacatactCCATCAAAGAGAATCCGGACATctacaaaaacacaataaaaaatgaaaaaaaaaaaaaaaaaatataaattttaaaatgctgaaagctaagtacattttatataccCGATTATGCAATAAAATTGTGTTTAAAAGATTGTTACAGTTATATACcaagaaaaaataaaagtttttgtttttaagtaagTTAGTTTAAAACCTTATAATGGTTCAATCACTAATGCATGTATCTCACTTACAGTGcatgtttttattgtttatggTTTAAGATGTCTATGAATTGAAGGATGAACTAACAAATATCCATCCCTTGTTTTCTTTCGCAATTTTCAGAAGAAGtaagttgacatttttttaattattaaaaagtcAAAGCTAAAAGTTTCCCACctgaaaacatatttaaaaaatgcGAATTCATTCTTCCCTTTAATGGTCAATGTTCTCACTATATAAAAACTAAAGGGCGctttaaaatacttttatttgacaATTTTCACATTGAGTTTGTTTGTATCCTACGggttttaattttatattgttCGTGAAATTTATTTCTCACTCACTGGGAAAAAGATTAAAGACGATAATAACATAACTCTAATATTACAACAAACAAACCCGATCAATAAAAGATGATTTAAATAGAAAGCATTTCCCTTACAAGTTGAAAGAAATTACCTGAACATTGTAATTACTGAAATGACGGATAATATGTTCTTTAGCACACCTACATCACTATGTAATTGTCACGATAAATGGATGGCTTGTTATCAAAGAAAGCACAAATTTGTCAATTGCTGTccaaatttgtcatttttatacAGAACGACAAAGGGTATAATTAACTGTATAATTTTAGTCgcaaaagagagagaaaaaacacGTCTAAAACTGTTTGGTGTGAATTTTCTCGTTTTTCTTTGTATCTAAAGATGTCATATAGAATAGAATGTTGTTTAAACATTCGAAAATTAGTAAATagataaaagaattaaaaaaagtcaTGACAATGGATCTGTATTCTGTTTCCATGTGattagtcatttaaaaaaaaaggtgataTAGATTTCAAATTCTAGAGCTGTAGACTATTTTTGGCAGTATCAAATTTCAAGATAGAATTTGTATCACTATCgttaaaattaacataaatactTAATGTTAATTTATCTAAATCAGTTATCTTTGTAGTATCAGACGAAATCTGATATTTCCATAGAATTgcacaaaaatgataaaacatcGAGATACTTGTTTTTCGCATAAAGtcacaataaaaaataaagtaccgaaataaacacacaaaaataaaacataatagaAAGTATTAAGTTTGATGAATTAGATTtttgaagaccttactttgacctatactatAATGGTTAACCTTAACAAATTGTGCTTTTGGTTGGACTTATATTATTtgcactgataccacatcttcttatatctaagaaTAACAAGAAACGGGGTTTAGAGATACTAGATAAAGAATCGAGAATTGGACaatggtggatatttgtctcattggtaatcataccacatcttcctattacAGGAGTTCAACCTATATTTTGATGTAGCCTGCGTttgtatttatattcatattaaaatccCGTAGTGGTTACAGAAATGCTTCTATTGCAAATTAAGATTATTCTATACAGGAAGATTGTTGTTCACTTCTATCTCATTGTCATCGAAATAAAGGTTCTATCCATATGCAGCAGCATTCCATCAACGCAATATCTCTCCCTACTGATTGTATATACAAGTCTTTGCGTTTCCTATGAATAACATTGATGCTGCTTACATGGGAGCTATTTACGAAGGCTTTGAAGATAAAAAATTGCATTGAAAATAACTGATGCAACCAAAATGTTCaactgttatggaatatctgtatGACAGACGACTATACAGATTTGTGCTCCACTAGTCGGGTACAATCCCGTCATATTCTCTTCGGTAGTGACACCGAATATCAGttataattcctttttttttacttgtaatgAGCAATATAACACTAAGGTGGTAAAAACTGCTTGCCATTCGGAAGCATGTGAGCTCACCATTTTCTTTGTATGTTTCATTGGGTTTGTGTTGTACGATTTTACGTTTTCTGTGCATTTTTATGGACTATATGTGTTATCCTTTCATATGTTTTTGATAAAGTTTGCTTTATTTAATCAAGTAGTCCTTTATTGGCATTTGATAAATCTTGGTCATATTTGATGTTTATTCCGGCATCCTGATCTGTCGTCGAATATGTTTTAAAAAGAGTTACAATTTAACAAATGTCTGCTAGAGCTGATATATCAAGGACAACCGATGTCACCAAAAACAGATGTTATGAGGCAGTCAACTAAGAGTACATGTAAATGTCGTATTACTAAAGAAAGCAATAAATGCTCATAATATGTATTCGAATTTGCATATTTACATACATAACATATCTTTATGAAAAGTAACTGACAAAATAAGAAAAAGTTATAAACTATACAAAAGGATATGTACTTATTAGAAATATAATACACAAGAGGAGAAAAGTATTTTAGAAGATACGATATGAAACAAATATCAACAAgaatcaaatgtaaaacaatgctaacgaaaaaaacaaacaaaaaacacaacagccTGGTTTATGTTAGAAGCAattaacggaaaacaaatatcaacaagaatcaaatgtaaaacaattcaaacgaaaaacacAACACAACAGCCTGGTTTATGTAAGAAgcaataaacggaaaacaaataatgtaaaacaattcaaacgaaaaacacAACACAACAGCCTGGTTTATGTAAGAAGCAATTAACGGAAAACAAATACGATGGACTATGACAAATGACGATCACTGAAAAAGAGACTCAAAATTGTCACAGCAGCATACCGAATGTAATGTGGTTAGAAATTCTAGCAAACGTTCAACCCTAGTATCCTTACTGAATTTATAACAGTGGTGTTAGAACATTACATGAAAACAAacagtaaaattcagttaaaaaaggctcaactcttcagatctaaaaaaaagtataaaagacaacgaaaaaaaatatttagtactGGTATAAGATCTATCTTTgccctgttgcaaggcaaaattaatTCCCCTCATCCATCATAATAATGTCGTTCATGCTGTGCGGCCTTCTTTGcagaacctacctattgtataATGGTCAGTGGGTTCACGTCCTtttaaaatatgcatgaaataatcaCCACTGGACGATAAGaaaacaattatcaaatcaatCATTTGTGTTGTATACTACTGAATCAGCAATTTCAGACTGATACCATTACATCAGATACATATAAGTACAAGTCGGTCAATGTTATTCatgttatataatataaacaaattataacgatttgttatcatttttttttcaaacggtTTTCTCGTATATCTAATGTGTCAGATTTTATATACTTAACTTGGtccattcttgtttttttttttttttaaagtttgttaatAATATATCAGTTACTATTATGGTTTAGCAAACTGTTGTGAAAGCATGTTATACAATGCACTcttaacaataatttaaaaatgatataCGAAACTACttgcaaattaatttaattataacTCCTAACTCCTTGTGGAATAGTGCAATTTAGTAACCAGACCACACAGTAGGATATCGGATCAGATAAACATCAACAGTCATAAAAGCTCCTTCATTGGTATAACTAGAGACATGTATGAGATGTAGGCTTCTCATATCTATAGGGCGTCTACATCAGATTTACATAGAAGTAATacataattattttcaattttctgttAAAAGGGCGATGGCTTTGATGAAACAGGAAAAGAGTCATTATCTTAAATTTTTCAGGTGCAGTAACGCTTTCAGTAGATGTTTCATAGCTATGGATTTGGAATGAAATCTTAATTGGTTCTATTTTCTGTCGTCAAATTGACCCTTATCACAGCTTTTGTATGGCAATATGAATCGCTATACAATCTTGCCTTTTTCTGGTTTTATTGCCAAAATCTGAACTTGTTTCTGATAAATGATAACACTTCTATGCAAATATCAATGCAGTTGTgatatatgtctctggtacaaAAGTAGAATCTCCAAATTTTACTGAACACTGTCATAAACGTTGGTCAAGTTATTTAAAATGATTCATCCAGCATTTTGTTTCTAAAAGTGAATACACAATGAATTATTAAATGAAACTACTCGACGGGTGTCATCAGTGGATCGAAAACTACTCGACGGTTGTCATCAGTGGATCAAAAACTATGTGATGGGTATCATCAGTGGACCAACAACTATTTGACGGGTGTCATCAGTGGATCGAAAACAACTAGACGGTTGTCATCAGTGGATCAAAATCTATGTGATGGGTATCATCAGTGGACCAACAACTATTTGAAGGGTGTTATCAGTGGATCGAAAACTACTCGACGGTTATCATCAGTGGATCAAAAACTTCTCGACGGTTGTCATCAGTGGATAAAAAAACTCTCGACGTTTTTCATCAGTGGATCAAAAACTACACGACGGGTCACATCAGTGGATAAAAATCTACTCAACAGATGTCATCAGTGGATTAAAAACTACTCGACGGTTGTCATCAGCGAATAAAAAACTACTCGACAGGTGTCATCAGTAGATCCAAAACTACTGACTATTACAGAGTTGACCATGCATTTCGAATGGATTCGTGTTGGTaaatattaagttttatttttgtgtaaCGGTACTGTCAGTCGACTACAACTTTGAATCAATAATTGTCTTTTTGTATCTTGTTCTcagttttgtaaataaaattagcaaatgatgtaaacattttttgtaaGAAGACTTAATACCTATAGGTGTTAATGTGtatgtctcttgtgaagagtggtctcattggcaataataccccATATTCTTTATTATATCAACAGTTAAGCAACAGGCAAAAGATAACACAACAAGCCATGTTAAAGATGGAATCATTTAATTGACACATATTAGTAAGATAAACTAGAAACCACGAGATAGGTGTACAGACAAACAGCACTAGAGGTACAAGAACAACTAACACACAAAATGCAAAATTGGATTAATATATGAGAACTATCAAACTCATGTGCTTCAAAAGGTCAAAAATAAAACGTTTTGAATGCGACACTTGATTTCAAATTTCCGATTTCAATCCATTTTTTGGATTCACACATAATTGTGCTTACGTAGTATACCGGTAAGGTCAATGTCTTATGAtttcatattttaacaaaaatcagGAATtgattgaaacatattttttctttgttgttCAGCAACGTGTTGGGAAATAAGTACTCTTTTAATGATTTAAAGAACACATTTATCACTAGAACTATTTACGACAATTTTTCATGTAGCACGACTGTGAAATCTGGTAAAATAGGTATTAAATTCGTATTGTTTACGTAAAGTGCTTTTAATAGAACTTCCATCCGAGATCACTTAAGACGATTTAGTCTGAACTCAAGACATGCAATGTAAAATGATTTATGTTAAAATGTCACAATATACCTGTCATTATGTCAATATTTAGACATGgacaaaaaaggcaaaaattaccaccagtcaatatttttaaatattaaaaaatcattaaagttactttaacataaatatatcaaatattgtaGAACGGTTTAATCTCTAGGATTACTTAAATTAAGTGTGCCGACATCTTAAATTATTGTAATAACATAATAAACAGGACGGTATTTCACCGGTCTCTGGTGCAATATCATACATTCAGAAACAAGGTTCAACAAGACGAACGAGAATCTAtatacattttatagttttggaCCGGTATACTGTCAAAGAAAAAATGAGACAGAGAGAGGAGAGAGAAAGAGAGTGAGAGAGGGGAGGAAATGAACCGTATATTTCTACCCACTTACAATATCTTAGTGTAGAAAAATGTAGCTGACTATTTATACTGACTAAGCGGTGTGGGCtttgttcgttgttgaaggccgtacggggacctatagttgttaatttctgtgtcatttggtctcttgtggagagtattctcattgtcaatcatactacatcttttttatattcattatcaTTATTGCTTAGTTGCTTATATCAAACTGTTTTAGCCACCGTAAAGTGATGGAAAATGCAAGGCAAGGACATAAATTGCAGCTTATGGAATGTATTAAATTATTCAGACAATTTCTAGTCTGGATGATAATATTGTTATAAGGTTGATCACTTTACTTCCTACTACTACATCAAACGAAGCTTACATCAAATTTATTATTCTTTTGTCAATAAAGATACATACACTTTATGAAAATAGATACTTTAGAATAGACGACGACGGAAAATCTATGAATTATTCATCGTATACCAAGACATCAATCCCCAACAACTGTAGCTggtgaaattaaaaattaatacaagaGAAATTGAATTGTAAAAATTATTCATCGAACTTGATTTCACATTCCAAGTAATTTGACGCCACACCAGGATACTACCTAATCAGATGGTAAATACAAAGACCTGGTCCGTCGTGGTTTAAATGAAACTTGTCGTTGTTAAATTTCATGTAAAGTCTGCAATTGATGTTATTGTTATGCTAACATGTATCAACATTATAAGATATTCTGTTACGTATCCCGATCATTGTCCCTTCTCgtgtatataaatatacaacattataaaaattacttGTCGTCTGCTGCTAAAATAATTTAGTTTACTCTGCAACTACATGTAGAACACTTTATGTTGTGCTTACCAAATACAATAACAAATGACATTTCGTGCAAAGTCGATTTCATGtcgtgtcatttttttttttacaatttggaCCTTTATGACTTGTggacttttttttagaaatgaacCTCCACCGACTGTTATCCAAAGgttaaaataaatgtaaacatatGTGTTACGATGTATTATGTTCTTGGGTCAAGAACATGTCGCATTTGAAGAAAACACAATGATGTAAACCCAACGTTCACATGTCAAATGTCAATTTCATAGAAATCCACATGAAACATTGATGGATCAATTACTTTTGTTCTTACTACGGTCACAGTACcgtgtatatatttacaaatgaacGGGTGACATTTGTGATTTACCAACTATTTTCCGACGTGTGATAttaattaatataataatatagaTTTTCTTTGTGTTTGACTTTAAGGTAAACTCTTTCTAAGCCGATACAACAATAAATTAAACTTTGGCATTTCACTGCCACTCAACATATTTTTAAACCGGAAGTCGATTGTAGCTTTACATATGGAAAGGCGCTGTTTGTTTGATGTGCTGAAATGTCTTTTATTTCTTCCTTTTAATAATTGCAATGACGCAATTAATCACTTTCTATACCTAtacaaaaacaatttcaatttaatggaataaatttttgaataaaacagTTTGGGCGTTACAGTCTTTTAAAAGgtgaataaaataacaaaaccaaTAGAGAGTATTTGTTCAATGAAACACAAACTTTTTTGTCACAGTAATGCATTGGCATATGATAATTATTTTCACGTATATACCAaacaaaagtgaaaaataaatttgCTTTCCTAAGCTTTATTTGTCTAAAAAGTTTTCTTTATTCTAATCATTGCA
Above is a window of Mytilus galloprovincialis chromosome 7, xbMytGall1.hap1.1, whole genome shotgun sequence DNA encoding:
- the LOC143082474 gene encoding protein FAM124A-like, with translation MTMENANLADPYTCTVRIMAPKGKSKVLCKIISPLTKWIDPSFQILKISEGSHINTEKMTCNDENSDDEMLITPALSIMMFLSESGAVTYDELKAVLKKRPWKLHHKMELKSKISPDRTIGCQEFYGLADDMPLWSVCPIHCGNEHLRFLLHVRKFKEMVEFYRIITNAEMESSKPGFCIFPMYTQPGLDCQLALKYSKHIDPVPIENVILVFKVQCMKSIKASVQCVITQLDDITYNVCDPDGNKIQLKTDPVIQRQTPPGLSAMSAVKNILEDYKTCRSSSDSYDSGRFSDSDLWFSEAEQQVSENNKKIHYNINNVSLSGNKSSHRTERSEVRSQTNDASRIIYQNQKSDGDDKKTHCKYQSCFKESVYL